In Nicotiana tabacum cultivar K326 chromosome 19, ASM71507v2, whole genome shotgun sequence, one DNA window encodes the following:
- the LOC107821077 gene encoding pseudo histidine-containing phosphotransfer protein 5 isoform X2, with product MENQKQRQAAYLRRSLFDQGYVDDQFIHLEELQDDANPNFVEEVVNLFYTDSARLIRNIELALIGAKRVKRQCCQFQEYCIAKNIEGCKNTFQGVKQEHATLKTKLESYFQMAREGSLYV from the exons ATGGAGAACCAAAAGCAACGCCAAGCTGCTTACTTGAGGAGAAGCCTCTTCGATCAG GGATACGTTGATGACCAATTTATTCATCTTGAGGAATTGCAAGATGATGCAAACCCTAACTTTGTTGAAGAAGTTGTCAATCTATTTTACACCGATTCAGCCAGATTGATTCGCAATATTGAACTTGCACT CATTGGTGCCAAAAGAGTAAAAAGACAATGTTGTCAGTTTCAGGAATACTGTATTGCCAAAAATATAGAAGG GTGCAAGAACACATTCCAAGGAGTGAAGCAAGAGCACGCTACTCTAAAGACTAAGCTTGAATCTTACTTTCAG ATGGCAAGAGAAGGTTCCCTATATGTTTGA
- the LOC107821076 gene encoding cell division control protein 2 homolog — MDQYEKVEKIGEGTYGVVYKARVRETNEIIALKKIRMEQEDEGVPSTAIREISLLKEMQHANIVRLQDVVHSEKRLYLVFEYLDLDLKKHMDSCPEFSKDLRIVKTFLYQMLRGIAHCHSCRFLHRDLKPQNLLINPRTNVLKLADFGLGRAFGIPVRTFTHEVVTLGYRAPEILLGSRNYSTPVDVWSVGCIFAEMVNQRPLFPGDSEIDELFKIFRVVGTPNENTWPGVTSLPEFKSSFPKWTPKDLATVVPSLDAAGLDLFGKMLCLDPSKRITAKSALEHEYFKDNASVP; from the exons ATGGACCAG TATGAAAAAGTTGAAAAGATTGGGGAAGGAACGTACGGTGTAGTGTACAAGGCTCGTGTTCgtgaaactaatgaaattatTGCTCTGAAAAAAATACGGATGGAGCAAGAAGATGAGGGAGTGCCAAGCACAGCTATTAGAGAAATTTCTCTTTTGAAGGAGATGCAGCATGCAAACATTGTGAG GTTGCAGGATGTGGTTCACAGCGAGAAGCGATTATATCTAGTCTTTGAATATCTTGACTTGGATTTGAAGAAGCACATGGATTCATGTCCTGAATTCTCCAAGGATCTCCGTATTGTAAAG ACATTTTTGTATCAGATGCTCCGTGGTATTGCGCATTGTCATTCTTGTAGATTTCTTCACCGAGATCTGAAGCCTCAGAACTTGCTGATAAATCCACGCACCAATGTGTTAAAGCTTGCAGATTTTGGATTGGGTAGAGCATTTGGTATTCCTGTTAGAACTTTCACTCATGAG GTGGTGACATTAGGGTACAGGGCACCAGAAATACTGCTTGGATCAAGAAACTACTCTACTCCTGTTGATGTTTGGTCAGTTGGCTGCATATTTGCTGAGATGGTGAACCAGCGGCCCCTGTTTCCGGGTGACTCCGAGATTGACGAACTTTTCAAGATTTTCAG AGTGGTGGGTACTCCAAATGAGAATACATGGCCTGGAGTGACATCTTTGCCTGAGTTTAAATCTTCCTTTCCCAAATGGACTCCAAAG GATTTGGCAACTGTAGTCCCGAGTCTTGATGCAGCAGGACTTGATCTCTTTGGT AAAATGCTCTGTTTAGACCCCAGCAAGAGAATCACTGCCAAGAGTGCCCTTGAGCATGAATATTTCAAGGATAATGCCAGTGTTCCGTGA
- the LOC107821077 gene encoding histidine-containing phosphotransfer protein 4 isoform X1 — MENQKQRQAAYLRRSLFDQGYVDDQFIHLEELQDDANPNFVEEVVNLFYTDSARLIRNIELALENGPYDFTRLDNMMYQFKGSSSSIGAKRVKRQCCQFQEYCIAKNIEGCKNTFQGVKQEHATLKTKLESYFQMAREGSLYV, encoded by the exons ATGGAGAACCAAAAGCAACGCCAAGCTGCTTACTTGAGGAGAAGCCTCTTCGATCAG GGATACGTTGATGACCAATTTATTCATCTTGAGGAATTGCAAGATGATGCAAACCCTAACTTTGTTGAAGAAGTTGTCAATCTATTTTACACCGATTCAGCCAGATTGATTCGCAATATTGAACTTGCACT GGAAAATGGACCTTATGATTTTACAAGACTGGATAATATGATGTACCAATTCAAGGGTAGTAGCTCAAG CATTGGTGCCAAAAGAGTAAAAAGACAATGTTGTCAGTTTCAGGAATACTGTATTGCCAAAAATATAGAAGG GTGCAAGAACACATTCCAAGGAGTGAAGCAAGAGCACGCTACTCTAAAGACTAAGCTTGAATCTTACTTTCAG ATGGCAAGAGAAGGTTCCCTATATGTTTGA